A region of the Bryobacteraceae bacterium genome:
CTACCGGTTCAACCACTGGCCCATCTGGATCTTCGTCTTCTTCCTGATCCCCGGCCCGATGGTGTTCCGCCTGTTTGAGGAAGGTTTCGGCGGCAGCATGACCTGGTGGCTGGCGGCGGTGCTCATTGGCACGGGCATCGCCGGCCTGCGGGGCAAACTTCCCGGCTGCGAGCCCGCGCCCTACATCATCCGCTTCACCGAGGACAAGCCCAACCCGCTCTATCGGCGCATCTGCTACACGTTCGCCTGGGGCGCGGCGGTCACGTACGCGCTGTTGAACCTGGTGGGCCTTGTGGCCGCCGTCGTCACCGGCAAATGGATGCTCAAGCAGATCTACCACTACGGCTACTTCCCGGTGGTCATCCCGATCTGGATCCTCGGCCTGCTGGGCAAGCTGCCGCGCGTGAAGCCGTCCACGGCGGGCGAGGGCGACGAGCGGCGCTATTTCTACGGCACCGTGTGGGCCGTCTGCATCGCGCAGCCGGTCCTGTGGATCCTGTGGAAGACACTGCCGGTCAACCGCACGACGGACGTTGTGAAACTGGTGGTCTTCGTCGGCATCCTCGCCTTCGTCGGGTATCTGAGCTATCGCGGGCATCTGCCGCGCACGCGCAAGATCGTGCCGGGCGAGATCGCCGCGCTCGATTGAGCCATCAGGCGAGCGCGCGCGCCACCAGCGCGCGGGCCTCCTCGACGAGACGCGCCAGGTGCTCCTCGCTGCGGAAGCTTTCGGCGTAGAGCTTGTAGATGTTTTCCGTCCCTGAGGGGCGCGCGGCGAACCAGCCGCCTTCGGTGACCACCTTGAGGCCCCCGATGGGGGCGCCATTGCCCGGCGCGGTGGTGAGCCGGGCGAGGATTGGATCGCCGGCCAGAACAGCGTCCGTCACCATGCCTGCCTCGAGCCTTGCCAGTTTCGATTTCTGTTCCGCCGTGGCCGGCGTGTCGATGCGCGTGTAGTACGAGCGGCCGAGCTGCTGCTCGATTTCGCGGTAGTGAAGGGCCGGGTCGCGGCCGCTCACCGCGGTGATCTCGCACGCGAGCAGTCCGAGCAGGATGCCGTCCTTGTCAGTGGTCCACACCGAGCCGTCGCGCCGCACGAAGCTGGCGCCGGCGCTCTCCTCGCCGCCGAAGCACAGCGAGCCATCAAACAGCCCCGGCGCGAACCACTTGAAGCCGACGGGAACTTCGCAGACCTCCCGGCCCACGCTTGCGGCCACCCGGTCGATGATGCCGCTCGACACGAGCGTCTTTCCGACCTTCGCCGCCGCCGGCCACGCTGGCCGGTGCGTGCACAGGTAGCGGATGGCGGCGCAGAGGTAGTGGTTCGGGTTCATCAGCCCGCCAGTTCGCGTCACGATGCCGTGGCGGTCGGCGTCGGGGTCGTTGCCGAAGGCAACGTCGAACTGGTCCTTCAGGCTCACCAGGCCCGCCATGGCGTAAGGGCTGGAGCAGTCCATGCGGATGCGGCCGTCGTGATCGACAGTCATGAAGGCGAAGGCCGGATCCACGCGCGGGTTGACCACCGTGAGGTTGAGCCGGTAATGTTCGGCGATGCGCGCCCAGTAGTGGACTGCCGCGCCGCCGAGCGGGTCCACGCCGATGCGGAGGCCGGAGGCGCGGATCGCTTCCATGTCGAGCGCCGTGCCGAGCTGCGCGATGTAGTCGCGCGCAAAGTCGGTTTCCCGCACCAGCCCCGTGCGCATCGCCTGTTCGTAGGGGAGACGGCGGACCTCGCGGTTGTCGCCGGCGAGCAGGTCGTTGGCGCGGCGTTCGATCCAGCCGGTAACATCGGAGCCCGCAGGCCCGCCATCCGGCGGGTTGTACTTGAAGCCGCCGTCGGCGGGCGGGTTGTGGCTGGGAGTGATGACGACGCCATCGCTGACGGCCCGCCCGGCGCGGTTGGCTTCGAGAATCGCGTGCGAGATGACCGGCGTTGGCGTGAAACCTCCGCCGGCCGGAATGGCCACGTGCACGCCGTTGGCGGCGAACACCTCAATGGCGGTTCGCTCGGCAGGCGCCGACAGTGCGTGCGTGTCCCTGCCGAGAAAGAGCGGCCCCGTGTAGCCGCGTTCGTGGCGGTAGTCGCAGATGGCCTGCGCGATGGCCAGAATGTGCGCCTCGGTGAACGTCGCATCGAGCGAAGAACCGCGATGGCCGCTGGTGCCGAAGGCGACGCGCTGCTGCGCATCGGCCGGGTCAGGCCTGTTCTCGTAATACGCGCTCACCAGCCTGTCGGGATCGATGAGAATCTCGCGGGGCGCCGGTTTGCCCGCCAGCGGATGCAGTGCCATACCAGACAGCATATCCGCGCCCTTGACTCACGCGCGGCGCTGAAATAGAAACGGGACGTGAACATCTGAATCGAGGAGCAGCCCATGACCGCATCACGACGCGAGTTTCTTCTCAGCGCGGCCGCCGCGCCCGCAGCCGCGGCACAGCCCGCGCCGCTGCCCAGAGTGAATTTCGGGGGCCGGCACGAGATTACGCGTCTCG
Encoded here:
- a CDS encoding phosphoglucomutase, alpha-D-glucose phosphate-specific — protein: MLSGMALHPLAGKPAPREILIDPDRLVSAYYENRPDPADAQQRVAFGTSGHRGSSLDATFTEAHILAIAQAICDYRHERGYTGPLFLGRDTHALSAPAERTAIEVFAANGVHVAIPAGGGFTPTPVISHAILEANRAGRAVSDGVVITPSHNPPADGGFKYNPPDGGPAGSDVTGWIERRANDLLAGDNREVRRLPYEQAMRTGLVRETDFARDYIAQLGTALDMEAIRASGLRIGVDPLGGAAVHYWARIAEHYRLNLTVVNPRVDPAFAFMTVDHDGRIRMDCSSPYAMAGLVSLKDQFDVAFGNDPDADRHGIVTRTGGLMNPNHYLCAAIRYLCTHRPAWPAAAKVGKTLVSSGIIDRVAASVGREVCEVPVGFKWFAPGLFDGSLCFGGEESAGASFVRRDGSVWTTDKDGILLGLLACEITAVSGRDPALHYREIEQQLGRSYYTRIDTPATAEQKSKLARLEAGMVTDAVLAGDPILARLTTAPGNGAPIGGLKVVTEGGWFAARPSGTENIYKLYAESFRSEEHLARLVEEARALVARALA